A window of Xylophilus sp. GW821-FHT01B05 contains these coding sequences:
- a CDS encoding PsiF family protein, producing MKKLLSLAAAAGLALSLVSAVHAADAPAAKPVTAQQGKMATCNKDATGKTGDDRKAFMKECLSAGGAPAAAAKPATQQEKMKTCNADAKTKALKGDDRKSFMSSCLSNKPAA from the coding sequence ATGAAGAAACTGCTCTCCCTCGCCGCGGCCGCCGGCCTGGCCCTGTCCCTTGTCAGCGCCGTGCATGCCGCCGACGCCCCCGCCGCCAAGCCCGTGACGGCCCAGCAGGGCAAGATGGCCACCTGCAACAAGGACGCCACCGGCAAGACCGGCGACGACCGCAAGGCCTTCATGAAGGAATGCCTGAGCGCCGGCGGCGCCCCGGCAGCGGCTGCCAAGCCGGCCACGCAGCAGGAAAAGATGAAGACCTGCAACGCCGACGCCAAGACCAAGGCGCTCAAGGGCGATGACCGCAAGAGCTTCATGAGCAGTTGCCTGAGCAACAAGCCCGCCGCCTGA
- a CDS encoding DUF2214 family protein produces the protein MVLESILAYLHLIAIFTMIVFLASEAALCRADWLNAKVVARLARIDLVYGLAAMLVLATGLARIIWGVKGPGFYGGNWLLHAKVGMFVVIALISIKPTLTFRRWAKAQQAGGALPAEAEIKATRRLVMVQAHLLPLIPLAAVFLARGFGGK, from the coding sequence ATGGTCCTCGAATCCATCCTCGCCTACCTGCACCTGATCGCCATCTTCACGATGATCGTCTTCCTCGCCAGCGAGGCCGCGCTGTGCCGCGCCGACTGGCTCAACGCCAAGGTGGTGGCGCGGCTGGCCAGGATCGACCTGGTCTATGGCCTGGCCGCCATGCTGGTGCTGGCCACCGGCCTGGCCCGCATCATCTGGGGCGTGAAGGGGCCGGGCTTTTACGGCGGCAACTGGCTGCTGCACGCCAAGGTCGGGATGTTCGTGGTGATCGCGCTGATCTCGATCAAGCCCACGCTCACCTTCCGCCGCTGGGCCAAGGCGCAGCAGGCCGGCGGCGCGCTGCCGGCCGAAGCCGAGATCAAGGCCACCCGGCGCCTGGTGATGGTGCAGGCGCACCTGCTGCCGCTGATCCCGCTGGCGGCAGTCTTTCTGGCGCGTGGCTTCGGCGGCAAGTAG
- a CDS encoding dicarboxylate/amino acid:cation symporter produces the protein MHAIPTADSHHARLPLPFYRQLYFQVVVAIVLGVLLGHFEPAYGEALKPLGDGFIKLVKMIIAPVIFLTIVTGIAGMTQLSSVGRVFGKAMAYFMFFSTLALVVGLVVANVVQPGAGMNINPADLDQTAVKSYVAKSHEMTLTGFVMDIIPKTLVSPFVGDNILQVLLVAVLFGVSLALAGKAGKPVLNFLEALTVPVFKLVNIVMKAAPIGAFGAIAFTIGKFGLGSLVNLAWLVGSFYVTSLLFVVVVLGFVARLCGFSVFKLCRYLKAELLLVLGTSSSESALPSLMEKMEKAGCSKSVVGLVVPTGYSFNLDGTNIYMTLAALFIAQATNTELSLGHQVALLLVAMLSSKGAAGVTGAGFITLAATLAVVPEVPVAGMALILGVDRFMSECRSLTNFIGNAVATVVVSRWENALDYSRLDAALNGEPLPVPVASDVPMTARPVA, from the coding sequence ATGCATGCCATTCCAACGGCAGACAGCCACCACGCGCGTCTGCCCCTGCCCTTTTACCGCCAGCTGTACTTCCAGGTGGTCGTTGCCATCGTCCTGGGCGTTTTGCTGGGCCATTTCGAGCCCGCCTATGGCGAGGCGCTGAAGCCGCTGGGCGACGGCTTCATCAAGCTCGTGAAGATGATCATCGCGCCGGTGATCTTCCTGACCATCGTCACCGGCATCGCCGGCATGACGCAGCTGAGCAGCGTCGGCCGGGTCTTTGGCAAGGCCATGGCCTACTTCATGTTCTTCTCCACGCTGGCCCTGGTGGTCGGCCTGGTGGTGGCCAACGTGGTCCAGCCCGGCGCCGGCATGAACATCAACCCGGCCGATCTGGACCAGACCGCCGTCAAGTCCTACGTGGCCAAGTCGCATGAAATGACGCTGACGGGCTTCGTCATGGACATCATCCCCAAGACGCTGGTGAGCCCCTTCGTGGGCGACAACATCCTGCAGGTGCTGCTGGTGGCCGTGCTCTTCGGCGTGTCGCTGGCGCTGGCGGGCAAGGCCGGCAAGCCGGTGCTGAACTTCCTGGAAGCCCTGACGGTGCCCGTGTTCAAGCTGGTGAACATCGTCATGAAGGCCGCTCCGATCGGTGCCTTCGGCGCCATCGCCTTCACCATCGGCAAGTTCGGCCTGGGCTCGCTGGTGAACCTGGCCTGGCTGGTGGGCTCGTTCTACGTCACCTCGCTGCTGTTCGTGGTGGTGGTGCTGGGCTTCGTGGCGCGCCTGTGCGGCTTCTCGGTGTTCAAGCTGTGCCGCTACCTCAAGGCCGAGCTGCTGCTGGTGCTGGGCACCTCGTCTTCCGAGTCGGCCCTGCCGTCGCTGATGGAAAAGATGGAGAAGGCCGGCTGCAGCAAGTCGGTGGTGGGGCTGGTGGTGCCCACGGGCTACTCGTTCAACCTGGACGGCACCAACATCTACATGACGCTGGCGGCGCTGTTCATCGCGCAGGCCACCAACACCGAGCTGTCGCTGGGCCACCAGGTGGCGCTGCTGCTGGTCGCCATGCTCAGCTCCAAGGGCGCGGCCGGCGTGACCGGCGCCGGCTTCATCACCCTGGCCGCCACCCTGGCCGTGGTGCCCGAGGTGCCTGTGGCCGGCATGGCCCTGATCCTGGGCGTGGACCGCTTCATGAGCGAATGCCGCTCGCTGACCAACTTCATCGGCAATGCCGTTGCAACCGTGGTGGTGTCCCGCTGGGAAAACGCGCTGGACTACAGCCGCCTGGATGCGGCCCTGAACGGCGAGCCGCTGCCGGTCCCCGTGGCCAGCGATGTGCCGATGACGGCCCGCCCGGTGGCCTGA
- a CDS encoding subtype B tannase, producing MQRQFKHRALAAAMAAISATGLMTACGGGGGGTPSSAGAYDSKLAFDKTAYTTITVTLDGVSTPVRWYRELCYVGKPMTLAPTQSAGAVDNQACGYQNMNVFVREADAAKQDNAILLNVNNAGWLASYQGGKGGWNGTAPITSANYSGADIVNGGTYVSTSDTNKVGAALARGFVYINMASRSRGATAPAGVYADGIYQGKAPAAIVDAKAAVRYLRLNDSLMPGSASRIVVNGTSGGGAQSTQLGATGDSADYLPYLQAAGAAGVDSDGKSSISDSVYAIVAYCPIQDMGSADLAYEWMFNVLETRALVSADQKAGLIVDASGNELVRASNPAPAGSTALMNKFMTYQSGLGLQADDGTALTTDNMLAALQTEIKKAASAYVKAGKTFVAYNAYGSAAANGVAGGSGTLYYKNDFINVDASGTVTSFDMTNYLKFVAKQARLKAVPAFDQVGQTAALATTATADTTKAGTTIYGNYSGGESNLFGTAAQVYSNFTEYAWNNNNGGDAVNATQSDVGLANTGTTWAANPQQAYLLNQYKMINALPYVGKTDGITPHWRIRVGARDRDTSFTVAYNLSRALKADAKVKDVDYALFWDQGHAGNYDVLDAFTWIDQRLAAGN from the coding sequence ATGCAAAGACAATTCAAACATCGCGCACTTGCGGCCGCCATGGCCGCGATCTCGGCCACCGGCCTCATGACGGCCTGTGGTGGCGGTGGCGGCGGCACCCCGTCCAGCGCGGGGGCCTATGACAGCAAGCTGGCTTTCGACAAGACCGCCTACACGACGATCACCGTCACCCTCGACGGCGTGAGCACGCCGGTGCGCTGGTACCGGGAGCTGTGCTACGTCGGCAAGCCGATGACGCTGGCGCCCACGCAGTCCGCCGGCGCGGTGGACAACCAGGCCTGCGGCTACCAGAACATGAACGTCTTTGTGCGCGAGGCCGACGCGGCCAAGCAGGACAACGCCATCCTGCTCAACGTCAACAACGCCGGCTGGCTGGCCAGCTACCAAGGGGGCAAGGGCGGCTGGAATGGCACGGCCCCCATCACCAGCGCCAACTACAGCGGCGCCGACATCGTCAATGGCGGCACCTACGTCAGCACCAGCGATACCAACAAGGTGGGCGCCGCGCTGGCCCGCGGCTTTGTGTACATCAACATGGCCTCGCGCAGCCGTGGCGCCACCGCCCCCGCCGGCGTCTACGCCGACGGCATCTACCAGGGCAAGGCGCCGGCCGCCATCGTCGACGCCAAGGCCGCCGTGCGCTACCTGCGCCTGAACGACAGCCTCATGCCGGGCAGCGCCAGCCGCATCGTGGTGAACGGCACCAGCGGCGGCGGCGCGCAGAGCACGCAACTCGGGGCCACGGGCGACAGCGCCGACTATTTGCCCTACCTGCAAGCCGCCGGCGCGGCCGGCGTCGACTCGGACGGCAAGAGCTCCATCAGCGACAGCGTCTACGCCATCGTGGCCTACTGCCCGATCCAGGACATGGGCAGTGCCGACCTGGCCTATGAATGGATGTTCAACGTGCTGGAAACGCGCGCGCTGGTCTCGGCGGATCAGAAGGCCGGGCTGATCGTCGATGCGAGCGGCAATGAGCTGGTCCGCGCCTCGAACCCGGCCCCCGCGGGCAGCACGGCCTTGATGAACAAGTTCATGACCTACCAGTCCGGCCTGGGCCTTCAGGCCGACGACGGCACGGCGCTCACCACCGACAACATGCTGGCCGCCCTGCAGACCGAAATCAAGAAGGCGGCCAGCGCGTATGTCAAGGCCGGCAAGACCTTCGTCGCCTACAACGCCTACGGCAGCGCCGCCGCCAATGGCGTGGCCGGCGGCAGCGGAACGCTGTACTACAAGAACGACTTCATCAACGTGGATGCGAGCGGCACGGTCACGAGCTTCGACATGACGAACTACCTGAAGTTCGTGGCCAAGCAAGCCCGGCTCAAGGCCGTGCCGGCGTTTGACCAGGTTGGCCAGACCGCCGCCCTCGCAACGACGGCCACAGCCGACACCACCAAGGCTGGCACCACCATCTACGGCAACTACAGCGGCGGCGAATCCAACCTGTTCGGCACCGCTGCCCAGGTCTATTCCAACTTCACCGAGTACGCCTGGAACAACAACAACGGCGGCGACGCAGTCAATGCCACGCAAAGCGATGTCGGCCTGGCCAATACCGGCACCACCTGGGCCGCCAACCCGCAGCAGGCTTATCTGCTGAACCAGTACAAGATGATCAACGCGCTGCCCTATGTCGGCAAGACCGATGGCATCACGCCGCACTGGCGCATCCGCGTGGGCGCGCGCGACCGCGACACCTCCTTCACCGTGGCCTACAACCTCAGCCGCGCCCTGAAGGCGGACGCCAAGGTCAAGGATGTCGACTACGCCCTGTTCTGGGACCAGGGGCACGCCGGCAACTACGACGTGCTGGACGCCTTTACCTGGATCGACCAGAGGCTGGCCGCCGGCAATTAA
- the argS gene encoding arginine--tRNA ligase, producing MLSVKHDLLAALADALEQMLPGAATRAVFESPKVAAHGDFATTAAMQLAKPLGKNPRQLAESLRDALQATPAFQRWTSAVEIAGPGFLNIRLTPEAKQQTVREILAAGDGYGVQAASGDKVLVEFVSANPTGPLHVGHGRQAALGDAICNLLATQGQNVWREFYYNDAGVQIQTLANSTQLRAKGFKPGDAEWPEQAYNGDYIADIAADFLAKKTVKSDDREYTASGDVNDIDSIRQFAVAYLRREQDLDLKAFQVRFDNYYLESSLYTSGRVAQTVQKLIDAGKTYEQDGALWLKSTDYGDDKDRVMRKQDGSYTYFVPDVAYHIAKWERGFHKVVNIQGTDHHGTIARVRAGLQAAGVGIPQGYPDYVLHTMVRVVKGGEEVKISKRAGSYVTLRDLVEWTSTDAVRFFLLSRKPDTEYTFDIDLAVAKNNDNPVYYVQYAHARICSVLAGWGGDRATLTDAGLAPLDTPAAQSLMLQLAKYPEMLTAAAKDFAPHDVTFYLRDLAAAYHSYYDAERILVDDLPTKTARLALVAAVAQVLHNGLAVLGVSAPAKM from the coding sequence ATGCTCTCCGTGAAACACGATCTGCTCGCGGCCTTGGCCGACGCGCTGGAACAAATGCTGCCCGGCGCCGCCACGCGCGCCGTTTTTGAATCCCCCAAGGTGGCGGCGCATGGCGATTTCGCCACCACCGCCGCCATGCAGCTGGCCAAGCCGCTGGGCAAAAACCCGCGCCAGCTGGCCGAGTCGCTGCGCGACGCGCTGCAGGCCACGCCCGCCTTCCAGCGCTGGACCTCGGCGGTCGAGATCGCCGGCCCCGGCTTCCTCAACATCCGCCTCACGCCCGAGGCCAAGCAGCAGACCGTGCGCGAAATCCTCGCCGCCGGCGACGGCTACGGCGTGCAAGCGGCCAGCGGCGACAAGGTGCTGGTCGAATTTGTCTCGGCCAACCCGACCGGCCCGCTGCACGTCGGCCACGGCCGCCAGGCCGCGCTCGGCGATGCCATCTGCAACCTGCTGGCCACGCAGGGCCAGAACGTCTGGCGCGAGTTCTATTACAACGACGCCGGCGTGCAGATCCAGACCCTGGCCAACAGCACCCAGTTGCGCGCCAAGGGCTTCAAGCCCGGTGACGCCGAGTGGCCCGAACAGGCATACAACGGCGACTACATCGCCGACATCGCCGCCGACTTCCTCGCTAAAAAAACCGTCAAGTCCGACGACCGCGAATACACCGCCAGCGGCGACGTCAACGACATCGACTCGATCCGCCAGTTCGCCGTCGCCTACCTGCGCCGCGAGCAGGACCTGGACCTGAAAGCCTTCCAGGTCCGCTTCGACAACTACTACCTCGAATCCAGCCTCTACACCAGCGGCCGCGTTGCGCAGACGGTGCAAAAGCTGATCGATGCCGGCAAGACCTACGAGCAAGACGGCGCGCTGTGGCTCAAGTCCACCGATTACGGTGACGACAAGGACCGCGTCATGCGCAAGCAGGACGGCAGCTACACCTACTTCGTGCCGGATGTGGCCTATCACATCGCCAAGTGGGAGCGCGGCTTTCACAAGGTCGTCAACATCCAGGGCACCGACCACCACGGCACCATCGCCCGCGTGCGCGCCGGCCTGCAGGCCGCTGGCGTCGGCATCCCGCAGGGCTACCCCGACTACGTGCTGCACACCATGGTGCGCGTGGTCAAGGGCGGCGAAGAGGTCAAGATCAGCAAGCGCGCCGGCAGCTACGTCACCCTGCGCGACCTGGTCGAATGGACCAGCACCGACGCCGTGCGCTTCTTCCTGCTCAGCCGCAAGCCCGACACCGAATACACCTTCGACATCGACCTCGCGGTGGCCAAGAACAACGACAACCCGGTCTACTACGTGCAGTACGCCCACGCGCGCATCTGCTCCGTGCTGGCCGGCTGGGGCGGCGACCGCGCCACGCTGACCGATGCCGGCCTGGCGCCGCTCGACACACCGGCCGCGCAATCGCTCATGCTGCAGCTCGCCAAGTACCCCGAGATGCTCACCGCCGCCGCCAAGGACTTCGCCCCGCACGACGTCACCTTCTACCTGCGCGACCTGGCCGCCGCTTATCACAGCTACTACGACGCCGAGCGCATCCTGGTCGACGACCTGCCCACCAAGACCGCGCGCCTGGCCCTGGTCGCTGCGGTGGCGCAGGTACTGCACAATGGCCTGGCGGTGCTGGGCGTGTCGGCCCCGGCCAAGATGTGA